One genomic region from Equus caballus isolate H_3958 breed thoroughbred chromosome 4, TB-T2T, whole genome shotgun sequence encodes:
- the FAM185A gene encoding protein FAM185A isoform X2 → MFAPRSAGALGQLRVWAGGACRARRARSSGSAGSEPEAPAEWALRVSPFGRLRARLPCRLAVRPLDPLAYPDGDRVLVAASAAGASGLRVAYDEALREVAVLSDSLDPRGSVEVAAPLHFDLNIKSSGSGCVKVQNFECDNCKIETEQGTSILQSLKSQKLHVQTKGGKVICLGTIYGNIDIHASDKSTVTIDKLQGSSVSVSTEDGLLKAKYLYTDSSFLSSAAGDITLGSVHGDITLHSKMGNITVDSSSGCLTASTQQGAVDVYVSQLGKVDLKAHKGSIVVKVASSLQAHLQLSGKEVDVNSEVHVQEMAEARKENGVIITEHSEALGFLQAHSTWTCQSCRCASGRR, encoded by the exons ATGTTCGCCCCCCGCTCGGCCGGGGCGCTCGGGCAGCTCCGAGTGTGGGCCGGTGGGGCGTGCCGGGCTCGCCGGGCCCGGTCGTCCGGCTCCGCGGGGTCGGAGCCCGAGGCCCCGGCGGAGTGGGCGCTGCGGGTGAGCCCGTTCGGGCGGCTGCGGGCGCGGCTGCCGTGCCGCCTGGCCGTGAGGCCGCTGGACCCCCTCGCCTACCCGGACGGCGACCGCGTGCTGGTGGCGGCGAGCGCGGCGGGCGCGTCCGGCCTGCGGGTGGCGTACGACGAGGCGCTACGCGAGGTGGCCGTGCTGTCCGACTCCCTCGACCCGCGGGGGTCCGTGGAGGTGGCCGCGCCGCTCCACTTCG actTGAATATCAAGTCATCAGGGTCTGGCTGTGTAAAAGTCCAAAATTTTGAGTGTGATAATTGTAAAATTGAAACTGAGCAGGGGACCAGCATCTTACAGTCTCTTAAG AGTCAAAAATTACATGTTCAAACAAAAGGAGGCAAAGTGATCTGTCTGGGAACAATTTATGGAAATATAGATATTCATGCATCAGATAAAAGT ACTGTGACCATAGATAAACTGCAGGGAAGTTCTGTTAGTGTATCTACTGAAGATGGTTTGCTGAAAGCCAAGTATCTTTATACAGATTCGTCATTTCTATCTTCTGCTGCTGGGGATATTACATTAGGAAGTGTTCATG gTGATATAACGTTACATAGCAAGATGGGTAACATCACAGTAG ATTCGTCCTCTGGATGTCTAACAGCCTCGACTCAGCAAGGTGCCGTAGATGTTTATGTCAGCCAACTGGGAAAAGTGGATTTGAAAGCCCACAAAG gCTCTATTGTTGTAAAGGTCGCATCTTCTCTTCAAGCTCATTTACAGTTATCAGGGAAGGAGGTTGATGTGAACTCAGAAGTCCATGTTCAAGAAATGGCTGAAGCTCGTAAAGAGAATGGTGTGATAATTACTG aACACAGTGAAGCTTTGGGTTTTCTCCAAGCTCATAGCACGTGGACGTGTCAGTCATGTAGATGTGCTTCAGGACGACGCTGA